The proteins below come from a single Chrysoperla carnea chromosome 1, inChrCarn1.1, whole genome shotgun sequence genomic window:
- the LOC123305705 gene encoding holocytochrome c-type synthase, producing the protein MGNTITVAQVAATQIISPNTGFNNPYQDDLHDKDTVRSMHHKFQHPKLDNIDVSKIPPECPMHKKVQKSECPVQHGNDDINPLNMMPPMNQNPAPDQPFPLPTDRQVSTIPKAITESDKPEFWVYPSQQMFWNAMLRKGWRWKEEDIRPKDMDHIIKIHNANNEQAWQEVLKWEALHAKECCEPKLKSFGGKASQYSPRARIRALMGYELPFDRHDWIVDRCGKDVRYIIDYYDGGAVDAKYNFAILDVRPAMDSFENIWDRMKVAWWRWRYEYLDNSSTQQNTVE; encoded by the exons atggGCAATACAATAACCGTAGCGCAAGTGGCAGCaactcaaattatttcaccGAATACTGGATTTAACAATCCATATCAAGATGATTTACATGATAAAGATACAGTGCGTTCAATG CATCATAAATTTCAACATCCGAAATTAGATAATATAGATGTCTCAAAAATCCCACCAGAATGCCCAATGCACAAAAAAGTGCAAAAGAGTGAATGTCCTGTACAGCATGGGAATGATGATATAAATCCACTGAATATGATGCCACCAATGAATCAAAATCCAGCCCCAGATCAACCATTTCCATTGCCAACAGATCGACAAGTTTCAACAATACCCAAAGCAATTACAGAGAGTGATAAACCTGAATTTTGGGTTTATCCAAGTCAAcag ATGTTTTGGAATGCCATGTTAAGAAAAGGTTGGCGATGGAAGGAAGAAGATATCCGTCCCAAAGACATGGATCACataattaaaatccataatgCAAATAATGAACAAGCCTGGCAAGAAGTACTTAAATGGGAAGCGTTACATGCTAAAGAATGCTGTGAACCAAA ATTGAAAAGCTTTGGTGGTAAGGCTAGTCAATACAGCCCAAGAGCTCGAATTCGTGCTTTAATGGGTTACGAATTACCGTTTGATAGACACGATTGGATTGTAGATCGTTGTGGCAAAGATGTTCGTTATATAATTGATTATTATGATGGTGGAGCTGTGGATGCCAAATATAATTTTGCGATATTGGATGTAAGGCCGGCAATGGATAG ttttgaaaacatATGGGATCGTATGAAAGTTGCTTGGTGGCGTTGGAGATATGAGTACTTAGACAATAGCAGCACTCAACAAAACACTGTCGAATAA